Proteins co-encoded in one Papaver somniferum cultivar HN1 chromosome 5, ASM357369v1, whole genome shotgun sequence genomic window:
- the LOC113278038 gene encoding calvin cycle protein CP12-3, chloroplastic-like, whose protein sequence is MIKIKTLKSFSVRAMKFKGTQMKDEQLSELIEKKVQEATQVCGGENYNPITDECKVAWDEVEEISQAKADFRMKVEKEDPLESFCNENPETDECRVYED, encoded by the coding sequence AtgataaaaatcaaaaccctgAAATCATTCTCAGTAAGAGCTATGAAATTCAAAGGAACACAGATGAAAGACGAACAACTATCGGAACTGATTGAGAAGAAAGTTCAAGAAGCTACTCAAGTTTGCGGTGGTGAAAATTATAATCCAATTACAGATGAGTGTAAAGTTGCTTGGGATGAGGTTGAAGAAATTAGTCAAGCTAAAGCTGATTTTCGTATGAAAGTTGAGAAGGAAGATCCGCTGGAGTCTTTCTGTAATGAGAATCCTGAGACTGATGAATGCCGTGTTTATGAAGATTAA
- the LOC113278039 gene encoding vacuolar iron transporter homolog 2-like: protein MASDTQGTSNEKKILVVDDDNGQKSTNHVQRGQWLRAAILGANDGLLSTTSLMLGIGAVKEDRLSVILSGLAGAVAGACSMAVGEFASVSTQRDIEEMGRTLNFQTKLSNQDQESQENVSRTNLDVSPNIILGGRKRVIAGLSEMAAVSPLTLTYGGSLQSFSPGKSSLTRVISEDGIVKLKKNDEIIVALPNPALAASASALAFLFGSFFPLATALLIKEAKARTILIPIVTSIALALFGRIGARLGGSSVSISAFRVVVGGWIAMGISYGILKPFHVEDQETDST, encoded by the coding sequence atggcTTCGGATACCCAAGGTACAAGTAATGAAAAGAAGATTCTAGTGGTCGATGATGATAATGGACAAAAATCAACCAATCATGTTCAACGAGGACAGTGGCTTCGAGCTGCAATTCTTGGCGCAAATGATGGATTACTGTCCACCACTTCACTCATGCTCGGAATTGGTGCGGTAAAGGAGGATCGATTGTCCGTAATTCTCTCTGGACTTGCTGGTGCTGTTGCAGGAGCTTGCAGTATGGCTGTTGGGGAATTTGCATCTGTTTCAACTCAAAGAGATATTGAAGAAATGGGTAGAACTCTGAATTTTCAAACTAAGTTATCAAATCAGGATCAAGAATCACAAGAGAATGTTAGTCGTACTAATTTGGATGTTTCACCTAATATCATTCTTGGTGGAAGAAAGAGGGTAATAGCTGGACTCAGTGAAATGGCTGCAGTTTCACCATTGACTTTGACATATGGGGGGAGCTTACAATCTTTCTCACCAGGGAAATCTTCGTTGACTAGGGTAATTTCAGAGGATGGCATtgtaaaattgaagaaaaatgatgagATCATTGTGGCACTACCAAATCCAGCACTAGCTGCCTCAGCATCAGCTTTGGCTTTCTTATTTGGTTCATTTTTTCCACTGGCAACAGCTTTGCTAATTAAGGAGGCCAAAGCGCGAACCATTTTGATTCCTATTGTTACATCAATAGCTCTAGCACTATTTGGGAGGATAGGGGCTCGTCTTGGTGGATCGTCAGTCAGCATTTCTGCTTTCAGAGTTGTTGTTGGAGGGTGGATAGCCATGGGTATAAGTTATGGAATACTAAAACCTTTCCATGTTGAAGATCAAGAAACAGATTCAACTTAG